A stretch of Microbulbifer sp. SAOS-129_SWC DNA encodes these proteins:
- the hisH gene encoding imidazole glycerol phosphate synthase subunit HisH, with product MAARQKIAVLDYGMGNLHSVQCALQRVAPEDEVVLAATPQQAAGADRLLVPGVGAIRDCMAGFVDAGFEPLLRGAIDAGVPVLGVCVGMQLMMRRSEENNGVDCLGLFPEPVKFFGSDLYETGTDGARGSRLGAGGSRLKVPHMGWNQVSQTRAHPLWAGIDDGSRFYFVHSYYVPADDNASIAGRTDYGVSLAAAVARDNVFATQFHPEKSADAGLLLLKNFVGWNGKA from the coding sequence ATGGCCGCACGGCAGAAGATCGCGGTACTCGACTACGGCATGGGCAACCTGCACTCGGTGCAGTGCGCGCTGCAGCGGGTCGCGCCCGAGGACGAGGTGGTGCTGGCGGCGACGCCGCAACAGGCCGCCGGCGCCGACCGCCTGCTGGTGCCCGGCGTGGGTGCGATCCGCGACTGCATGGCGGGCTTTGTCGACGCCGGCTTCGAGCCGCTGCTGCGCGGCGCCATCGATGCCGGCGTGCCGGTGCTCGGCGTCTGCGTCGGTATGCAGCTGATGATGCGGCGCAGCGAGGAGAACAACGGTGTCGACTGCCTGGGGCTGTTTCCCGAGCCGGTGAAGTTTTTCGGCAGTGACCTGTATGAAACGGGAACAGATGGCGCCCGCGGCTCAAGGCTGGGCGCCGGCGGCTCAAGGCTAAAAGTCCCGCATATGGGCTGGAACCAGGTGTCCCAGACCCGCGCGCACCCGCTGTGGGCCGGGATCGACGACGGCAGCCGCTTCTACTTCGTGCACAGCTACTATGTGCCGGCCGACGATAACGCCTCCATTGCCGGGCGCACCGACTACGGCGTGTCGCTGGCGGCCGCGGTGGCGCGGGACAATGTCTTCGCCACCCAGTTTCACCCGGAGAAGAGCGCCGACGCCGGCCTGCTGCTGCTGAAGAATTTTGTCGGCTGGAACGGCAAGGCCTGA
- a CDS encoding TonB-dependent receptor → MNNIRKLALAIASAVSVSAVPAVYAAGDETLEEVNVTVSPLEQSADAVAAPVSVLSGDKLRNAASSTLGQTLKSQLGVADASFGGGVGLPVIRGQSANRVKVLNDNLDSADASNTSSDHAATIEPLLAKRIDILRGPATLRYGSGAIGGVVNVTDGRIPSEQPEQLEGAVEMRHDTSNNQNAEVFRLSNGLGEHLAWYVDGVYRENGDTQIPGKALDREALQDSGSNFNTDGHVANTNARAKSGSGGISWISDSGYLGLSVNHLANNYGIPPGAEPGAPADAAPDPVRIDMQQTRYDVKGEHRFDGDYWDKLLFRLGYTDYQHVELEDGNPGTRFTNNTWESRVELTHGGDTWRGAYGLQLSNKDFAALGEEAFVPPSVTQSAGAFVMKERDWDQWHLDLGGRLEHVSVDPNNGDAQDFGLTSASGAVQYFLGDHQHLSLGLASAERAPVQEELFADGVHVAEGRYLLGNRGLSKENSVNLELGYHHHNEDASGWHAAKLSASVYYNHIGDYIYARDTGMNDPESGLGIFNYTNRDAHFYGAEASLEIPLRDALRLTLFGDSVRAAFDDRIPGQSRDVPRLPPLRFGFALGGDYDQWNWNLRTTRATAQDRPGAFDTPTDGYTRVDLTAQYDLPVGDNNATVFVNANNLLDDEIRNSTSLLRNYAPDAGRSIEAGVRFIF, encoded by the coding sequence ATGAATAACATCCGCAAACTGGCCCTGGCCATTGCCAGCGCCGTTTCTGTCTCCGCCGTGCCCGCCGTTTACGCCGCCGGCGACGAGACGCTCGAAGAAGTCAACGTGACCGTCTCGCCGCTCGAGCAATCCGCCGACGCGGTGGCCGCACCGGTGTCAGTACTGTCCGGCGACAAGCTGCGCAACGCCGCCTCCTCCACTCTCGGCCAGACCCTGAAGAGCCAGCTGGGCGTGGCCGATGCCTCCTTCGGCGGCGGCGTCGGCCTGCCGGTAATCCGCGGCCAGAGTGCCAACCGGGTCAAGGTGCTGAACGACAACCTGGACAGCGCCGATGCTTCCAATACCAGCTCCGACCACGCCGCCACCATCGAGCCGCTGCTGGCCAAGCGCATCGACATACTGCGCGGCCCGGCCACGCTGCGCTACGGTAGCGGCGCCATCGGCGGCGTGGTCAATGTCACCGACGGCCGCATCCCCAGCGAGCAGCCGGAGCAGCTCGAAGGCGCGGTGGAAATGCGCCACGACACCAGCAACAACCAGAATGCCGAGGTGTTCCGCCTGTCCAACGGCCTGGGCGAGCACCTGGCCTGGTATGTGGACGGCGTCTACCGCGAGAACGGCGACACGCAGATTCCCGGCAAGGCCCTCGACCGCGAGGCACTGCAGGACAGCGGCAGCAACTTCAACACCGACGGCCATGTCGCCAACACCAATGCCCGCGCCAAGAGTGGCAGCGGCGGCATTTCCTGGATCAGCGACAGCGGCTACCTGGGCCTGTCGGTCAATCACCTGGCGAATAACTACGGCATCCCGCCGGGCGCGGAGCCCGGCGCGCCGGCAGACGCGGCGCCGGACCCCGTGCGCATCGATATGCAGCAGACCCGCTACGACGTCAAAGGCGAGCACCGCTTCGACGGCGACTACTGGGACAAACTGCTGTTCCGCCTCGGCTACACCGACTACCAGCACGTGGAACTGGAGGACGGCAACCCCGGTACCCGGTTCACCAACAATACCTGGGAGAGCCGCGTCGAGCTGACCCATGGCGGCGACACCTGGCGCGGCGCCTACGGTTTGCAGCTGTCCAACAAGGACTTTGCCGCGCTGGGCGAAGAGGCCTTCGTACCGCCGTCGGTCACCCAGAGCGCCGGCGCCTTCGTGATGAAAGAGCGCGACTGGGACCAGTGGCACCTGGATCTGGGCGGCCGCCTGGAACACGTGTCGGTGGACCCGAACAACGGCGACGCACAGGACTTCGGCCTGACCAGCGCCAGCGGCGCGGTACAGTACTTCCTCGGCGACCACCAGCACCTCAGCCTCGGCCTGGCCAGCGCCGAGCGCGCCCCGGTACAGGAGGAACTCTTCGCCGACGGCGTGCATGTGGCCGAGGGCCGCTACCTCCTCGGCAACCGCGGCCTTTCCAAGGAGAACTCGGTCAATCTGGAGCTGGGCTACCACCACCACAATGAAGACGCCAGTGGCTGGCACGCGGCCAAACTGAGCGCGAGCGTGTATTACAACCATATCGGCGACTATATCTACGCCCGCGATACCGGCATGAACGATCCGGAAAGCGGCCTCGGCATCTTCAACTACACCAACCGCGACGCCCATTTCTACGGCGCCGAGGCCTCGCTGGAGATTCCGCTGCGGGATGCACTGCGCCTGACCCTGTTCGGTGACAGCGTGCGCGCCGCGTTCGACGACCGGATCCCCGGCCAGAGCCGCGACGTACCGCGCCTGCCGCCGCTGCGCTTCGGCTTCGCCCTCGGCGGCGACTACGACCAGTGGAACTGGAACCTGCGCACGACCCGAGCCACTGCCCAGGACCGGCCCGGCGCCTTCGACACGCCCACCGACGGCTATACCCGCGTGGACCTCACCGCCCAGTACGACCTGCCGGTGGGCGATAACAACGCCACCGTGTTCGTCAATGCCAACAACCTGCTCGACGACGAGATCCGCAACTCCACCTCGCTGCTGCGCAATTACGCGCCGGACGCCGGCCGCAGCATCGAAGCCGGTGTGCGGTTTATTTTCTAG
- the hisA gene encoding 1-(5-phosphoribosyl)-5-[(5-phosphoribosylamino)methylideneamino]imidazole-4-carboxamide isomerase, translated as MIVIPAIDLKDGQCVRLRQGEMEDATVFSDDPLATAQHWVDEGARRLHLVDLNGAFAGNPVNGEAITAIAKQFPDLPVQIGGGIRDLHTIEKYLDAGVRWAIIGTAAVKNPHLVQEACREFEGHIIVGLDAKDGLVATEGWAEVSDQQATELAKRFADCGVSAIVYTDIARDGMMQGVNVPVTLELARAVDIPVIASGGVSCIDDVRELLEAGDIYGAITGRAIYEDKLNLREAQQLCDDWGK; from the coding sequence ATGATCGTAATTCCCGCAATTGACTTGAAAGACGGCCAGTGCGTGCGCCTGCGCCAGGGTGAAATGGAAGACGCCACTGTCTTCTCCGACGATCCGCTCGCCACCGCCCAGCACTGGGTCGACGAGGGCGCGCGCCGCCTGCACCTGGTAGACCTGAACGGCGCCTTCGCCGGCAACCCGGTCAACGGGGAGGCGATTACCGCGATTGCAAAGCAGTTTCCCGACCTGCCGGTGCAGATCGGCGGCGGTATCCGCGACCTGCACACGATCGAGAAATACCTGGACGCCGGCGTGCGCTGGGCCATCATCGGCACCGCCGCGGTAAAGAACCCGCACCTGGTGCAAGAAGCCTGTCGCGAATTCGAGGGCCACATCATCGTCGGCCTGGACGCGAAGGATGGCCTGGTAGCCACCGAGGGCTGGGCCGAGGTGTCCGACCAGCAGGCTACCGAGCTGGCCAAGCGCTTCGCCGACTGCGGTGTCAGCGCCATCGTCTACACCGATATCGCCCGCGACGGCATGATGCAGGGGGTCAATGTGCCGGTCACGCTGGAACTGGCGCGCGCGGTGGATATTCCGGTGATCGCCTCCGGTGGCGTCAGCTGTATTGACGATGTGCGCGAGCTGCTTGAAGCCGGCGATATCTACGGCGCGATCACCGGCCGCGCGATTTACGAAGACAAGCTGAACCTGCGCGAGGCGCAGCAGCTCTGCGACGACTGGGGCAAATAA
- the hisB gene encoding imidazoleglycerol-phosphate dehydratase HisB, whose product MRTASVNRDTLETQIKVSLNLDGDGRGQFNTGVPFLEHMLDQIARHGMIDLDITCNGDIEIDDHHTVEDIGITLGKAIAEAVGDKKGMTRYGHSYVPLDEALSRVVIDFSGRPGLIMNVPFTQKRIGKFDTELFYEFFQGFVNHALVTVHIDCLRGHNAHHQVETVFKAFGRALRMALTPDPRMAGTMPSTKGVL is encoded by the coding sequence ATGCGCACTGCCAGCGTCAACCGCGACACCCTGGAGACCCAGATCAAGGTCAGCCTCAATCTCGACGGCGACGGCCGCGGCCAGTTCAATACCGGCGTGCCGTTCCTGGAGCATATGCTCGACCAGATCGCCCGCCACGGTATGATCGATCTCGATATCACCTGTAATGGCGATATCGAGATCGACGACCACCATACGGTGGAGGACATCGGCATCACCCTGGGCAAGGCCATTGCCGAGGCGGTGGGCGACAAGAAGGGCATGACCCGCTACGGCCACAGCTATGTACCGCTGGACGAGGCGCTGTCGAGAGTCGTCATCGACTTTTCCGGCCGCCCCGGGTTGATCATGAACGTGCCGTTTACCCAGAAGCGTATCGGCAAGTTCGATACCGAGCTGTTCTACGAATTTTTCCAGGGCTTCGTTAATCACGCCCTGGTGACCGTCCACATCGATTGCCTGCGCGGCCACAATGCCCACCACCAGGTGGAGACGGTATTCAAGGCGTTCGGCCGCGCGCTGCGCATGGCGCTGACCCCGGATCCGCGCATGGCCGGCACCATGCCGTCCACCAAAGGCGTGCTGTGA
- a CDS encoding DUF6316 family protein → MQQYRAGEAGRRIPPRSDRFFKLGDDWYFQIRGGNRFGPFSCRDMAQRAVCQMFPRPGHGGATVHPFGSLRARRWRRNHSS, encoded by the coding sequence ATGCAGCAGTACCGCGCCGGCGAGGCGGGCAGGCGAATTCCCCCGCGCTCAGATCGCTTCTTCAAATTGGGTGACGACTGGTATTTCCAGATCCGCGGCGGTAACCGCTTCGGCCCGTTCAGCTGCCGCGATATGGCGCAACGCGCGGTGTGCCAGATGTTCCCCCGCCCCGGACATGGCGGTGCCACCGTGCACCCCTTCGGCAGCCTGCGCGCGCGGCGCTGGCGGCGCAATCACAGCTCCTGA
- a CDS encoding AsmA family protein produces the protein MAWIKRTLIALLVIVLLLAGAVAWLLAGLDVNQYKPQLEQLAAKQGIALKLDGDIGWQLWPNIALKLEGVQLAPLPQPEQPLVRADKVAVGVAVMPLLKRHIEAKEIVLLGPQIDLSVDKNGRGNWELLSDAMEAKKKQAAGEPPKLKVPAQSAEKPAQQLHLALEKLRIEDGQLRYRDASNNSEYRVDKLSVAADNLEPGGEPGHVRASAEISGSALKQPVDLDLDSTLALDEGLNGLRLQPAKLKLTSGEAAAELNLRGHVRRSAAEKPWQVQMNIKAQAKPLRPWLAVTGTELVTQSAEALNQFKLETSVEGSERKLDLTPLQLTLDNTTFAGSAQLRNGDMPGIDLTLRGGAMVLDDYLPPPAPEAAEAAKPEQTPSAKPTPLPLTAMRGFEANLDLSLQQLRAVDLQLDRPQLQLTVDNGLYQLQKLSADLYGGQLNTNGKFNARAQSAQAELSGGLADVEISKVQQALFPSDRVKVSGRTTVNWAARTSGRDTAELQKKLRAAVQLSSKKLSLAPFNLEKGMCQLVSYAEKTPLPERDWPASTRLQDVRANITIEGDQVKVQEILAGVENIALTGDGTVDLKKADFDFALGLALTGERTSADGCSVKNDRWRNRPLPLRCKDSFKDAGAASCKPDSRRLDDLVRDELKYKAKKKYGGKVKKKVEELKDKLKGLFGN, from the coding sequence ATGGCCTGGATCAAGCGCACACTCATCGCCCTTCTCGTCATCGTCCTGCTGCTCGCCGGCGCCGTCGCCTGGCTGCTGGCCGGCCTCGACGTCAACCAGTACAAACCGCAACTCGAGCAGCTGGCCGCTAAGCAGGGCATTGCACTCAAGCTCGACGGCGATATCGGCTGGCAGCTGTGGCCGAACATCGCGCTGAAGCTGGAAGGCGTGCAGCTGGCACCACTGCCGCAACCGGAACAGCCGCTGGTGCGCGCCGACAAGGTAGCGGTGGGGGTAGCGGTGATGCCACTGCTGAAACGGCACATCGAAGCCAAGGAAATTGTGCTGCTGGGCCCGCAGATCGATCTCAGCGTGGACAAGAACGGCCGCGGCAACTGGGAACTGCTCAGCGACGCCATGGAGGCGAAGAAGAAACAGGCCGCGGGCGAGCCGCCCAAGCTGAAGGTGCCCGCGCAAAGCGCCGAGAAACCGGCGCAACAGTTGCACCTGGCGCTGGAGAAACTGCGCATCGAAGACGGCCAGCTGCGCTACCGCGACGCCAGCAACAACAGCGAATATCGCGTGGATAAACTGAGTGTGGCCGCCGACAACCTGGAGCCCGGCGGCGAACCCGGCCACGTGCGCGCCAGCGCCGAGATCAGCGGCAGCGCGCTGAAACAGCCCGTCGACCTGGACCTGGACAGCACCCTGGCCCTGGACGAGGGTCTCAACGGCCTGCGCCTGCAGCCAGCCAAACTCAAGCTCACCAGTGGCGAGGCCGCGGCCGAGCTGAACCTGCGCGGCCACGTGCGGCGCAGCGCCGCGGAAAAACCCTGGCAGGTGCAGATGAACATCAAGGCGCAGGCGAAACCGCTGCGCCCGTGGCTGGCGGTCACCGGCACCGAACTGGTCACCCAGAGTGCCGAGGCGCTGAATCAGTTCAAACTCGAAACCAGCGTCGAAGGCAGCGAGCGCAAACTCGACCTGACCCCGCTGCAGCTGACCCTGGATAACACCACCTTCGCCGGCAGCGCCCAGCTGCGCAATGGCGATATGCCCGGTATCGACCTGACCCTGCGCGGCGGCGCCATGGTGCTCGACGACTACCTGCCACCGCCGGCGCCAGAAGCGGCAGAGGCCGCCAAGCCCGAGCAAACCCCGTCGGCCAAGCCGACCCCGCTGCCGCTGACCGCCATGCGCGGCTTCGAGGCCAACCTGGACCTGTCGCTGCAGCAGCTGCGCGCCGTGGACCTGCAGCTGGATCGCCCGCAGTTGCAGCTGACCGTGGACAACGGCCTCTACCAGCTGCAGAAACTGTCCGCCGACCTGTACGGCGGCCAGCTGAACACCAACGGCAAGTTCAACGCCCGCGCCCAGTCCGCGCAGGCGGAACTGAGCGGTGGCCTCGCCGATGTGGAAATCTCCAAGGTACAGCAGGCGCTGTTCCCCAGCGACCGGGTCAAGGTCTCCGGCCGCACCACCGTCAACTGGGCCGCGCGCACCAGCGGCCGCGACACCGCCGAACTGCAGAAAAAGCTGCGCGCCGCCGTACAGCTGTCGAGCAAGAAGCTGTCGCTGGCACCGTTCAACCTGGAAAAGGGCATGTGCCAGCTGGTCAGCTACGCCGAGAAGACCCCTCTGCCGGAGCGCGATTGGCCGGCCAGCACCCGCCTGCAGGATGTGCGCGCCAACATCACCATCGAGGGCGACCAGGTCAAGGTGCAGGAAATCCTCGCCGGCGTGGAAAATATTGCGCTGACCGGCGACGGCACCGTCGACCTGAAAAAGGCCGATTTCGACTTCGCACTGGGCCTCGCGCTGACCGGCGAACGCACCTCCGCCGACGGCTGCAGCGTGAAGAACGACCGCTGGCGCAACCGCCCGCTGCCGCTGCGCTGCAAGGACAGCTTCAAAGACGCCGGCGCCGCCAGCTGCAAACCCGACAGCCGCCGCCTCGACGACCTGGTGCGCGACGAACTGAAGTACAAGGCCAAAAAGAAGTACGGCGGCAAGGTGAAGAAAAAGGTCGAGGAGCTGAAAGACAAGCTCAAGGGCCTGTTCGGCAACTGA
- the hisF gene encoding imidazole glycerol phosphate synthase subunit HisF, giving the protein MALAKRIIPCLDVDAGRVVKGVNFVDIRDAGDPVEIARRYNEAGADEITFLDITATHEGRDTTLHTVERMASQVFIPLTVGGGVRTLQDIRNLLNAGADKTAINSAAVKNPEFVREAAERFGSQCIVVAIDAKQVADGKWEIFTHGGRQPTGIDAVAWAKKMTDYGAGEILLTSMDRDGTKNGFDLALTRAVADAVPVPVIASGGVGNLQHLVDGVLGGGADAVLAASIFHFGEYTIGEAKAFMQEAGIEMRI; this is encoded by the coding sequence ATGGCGCTGGCAAAACGGATTATCCCCTGCCTGGACGTGGACGCCGGGCGCGTGGTGAAAGGCGTGAACTTTGTCGATATCCGCGATGCCGGCGACCCGGTGGAAATCGCGCGCCGTTACAACGAGGCGGGCGCGGACGAGATTACTTTCCTGGATATCACCGCCACGCATGAGGGCCGCGACACCACCCTGCACACGGTGGAGAGGATGGCCTCGCAGGTCTTCATTCCGCTGACCGTCGGTGGCGGCGTGCGCACACTGCAGGATATTCGCAACCTGCTCAACGCCGGCGCCGACAAGACCGCGATCAACTCCGCCGCGGTGAAAAATCCGGAGTTCGTGCGCGAGGCCGCCGAGCGTTTCGGCAGCCAGTGCATCGTGGTTGCCATCGATGCCAAGCAGGTGGCCGACGGCAAGTGGGAGATCTTCACCCACGGCGGCCGCCAGCCTACCGGGATCGATGCGGTGGCGTGGGCGAAGAAAATGACCGATTACGGCGCCGGCGAAATCCTGCTCACCAGCATGGACCGCGACGGCACCAAGAACGGTTTCGACCTGGCCCTGACCCGCGCCGTGGCCGACGCGGTGCCGGTGCCGGTGATTGCCTCCGGCGGGGTCGGCAATCTGCAGCACCTGGTCGACGGCGTGCTCGGGGGCGGCGCCGATGCAGTGCTGGCGGCGAGTATTTTCCACTTCGGGGAGTACACCATCGGCGAGGCCAAGGCGTTTATGCAGGAAGCCGGTATAGAGATGCGGATCTAG
- a CDS encoding oxidative damage protection protein, with the protein MSRTVFCRKYQQELEGLDAPPFPGPKGQDIYDNVSKKAWQEWMAHQTMLINEKRLNMMEPSSRTYLSEQMQKFLSGESYDAAEGYVAPSDEGQDD; encoded by the coding sequence ATGTCCAGAACCGTATTCTGCCGCAAGTACCAACAGGAACTGGAAGGCCTGGACGCGCCGCCGTTCCCCGGCCCCAAGGGCCAGGACATCTACGACAACGTCTCCAAGAAAGCCTGGCAGGAGTGGATGGCCCACCAGACCATGCTGATCAACGAAAAGCGCCTCAACATGATGGAACCCTCCAGCCGCACCTACCTCAGCGAGCAGATGCAGAAGTTCCTCAGCGGTGAATCCTACGACGCGGCCGAGGGCTATGTGGCCCCGTCGGACGAGGGCCAAGACGACTAA
- the mutY gene encoding A/G-specific adenine glycosylase, whose protein sequence is MTPSQFQQAVLNWFDRHGRKDLPWQQDINPYRVWVSEIMLQQTQVTAVIPYFERFMASFPTLESLAGAPLDKVLAHWSGLGYYARARNLHKCAQTVLEQHGGEFPRDVEALAALPGIGRSTAGAIASISMGLRAAILDGNVKRVLARLHAVPGWPGQTAVARQLWELAETYTPAERGNHYTQAMMDLGATVCTRSKPRCDDCPLAAACEGHARGNPQDYPGKKPRKEKPVRTATLLLLECDGDLYLQQRPPSGIWGGLWTPPQLDEDDGGDASAQEWLAARDLNAAQVQALPPLRHTFTHFHLDIAPVWIQLHQRPLQVAEAGGGWYKLRQLNRPRAAQELGLPAPIAKLAKQLLALQAPLLADSPAP, encoded by the coding sequence ATGACTCCGAGCCAATTCCAACAAGCCGTCCTCAACTGGTTCGACCGCCACGGGCGCAAGGACCTGCCCTGGCAGCAGGACATCAACCCCTACCGGGTGTGGGTGTCCGAGATCATGCTGCAGCAGACCCAGGTGACGGCGGTCATTCCCTATTTCGAACGCTTTATGGCCAGCTTCCCCACGCTGGAAAGCCTCGCCGGGGCGCCGCTGGACAAGGTGCTCGCCCACTGGAGCGGACTCGGTTACTACGCCCGCGCGCGCAACCTGCACAAGTGCGCGCAGACGGTCCTCGAGCAGCACGGCGGCGAGTTTCCGCGCGATGTCGAGGCGCTGGCCGCACTGCCCGGTATCGGCCGCTCCACCGCCGGTGCCATTGCCAGTATCAGCATGGGACTGCGCGCCGCGATTCTCGACGGCAACGTCAAACGCGTGCTCGCGCGCCTGCACGCCGTACCCGGTTGGCCCGGCCAGACCGCCGTGGCCAGGCAGCTGTGGGAACTGGCCGAGACCTATACCCCGGCCGAGCGCGGCAACCACTACACCCAGGCGATGATGGATCTCGGCGCAACCGTGTGTACCCGCAGCAAGCCCCGCTGCGACGACTGCCCCCTGGCCGCGGCCTGTGAGGGCCACGCCCGCGGCAACCCGCAGGACTACCCGGGCAAGAAACCGCGCAAAGAGAAGCCGGTGCGCACCGCCACCCTGCTGCTGCTCGAATGCGACGGCGACCTGTATCTGCAACAGCGCCCGCCCAGCGGCATCTGGGGCGGCCTGTGGACCCCGCCGCAACTGGACGAAGACGACGGCGGCGACGCCAGCGCACAGGAGTGGCTGGCCGCCCGCGACCTGAACGCCGCACAGGTGCAAGCGCTGCCGCCCCTGCGCCACACCTTCACCCACTTCCACCTGGACATAGCCCCGGTGTGGATTCAGCTGCACCAGCGCCCCCTCCAGGTGGCGGAAGCCGGCGGCGGCTGGTATAAACTGCGCCAGCTCAACCGCCCGCGCGCGGCACAGGAACTGGGCCTGCCGGCCCCGATTGCCAAACTGGCGAAACAGCTGCTGGCCCTGCAGGCGCCACTACTGGCCGACTCCCCGGCACCGTAG